From Mya arenaria isolate MELC-2E11 chromosome 1, ASM2691426v1, a single genomic window includes:
- the LOC128206067 gene encoding major royal jelly protein 1-like encodes MKQCILAPIILLSLALRQVWCHGDHGDAEPLFQWTTIDYNWKTKAEREQAIAKGRYIPLQNAINGIRVYDNKIFVTVPRFGDGIPSTLNTLVNARRRFLSSSTVLKPYPSWEMQQEGNCSAFQKVQNIEIDPKRGIMFVIDTGGKRYGCPAKLVIYDVNKDVEIHRHMFPDDVVSRGTNYLNDLVMDYVDGQVGYLYITNTRDYTIVVYDVLNDNSYSFSHPSMNPEPGKTDVKVLNNIIQVNNGVNGIAISSNFEYVYYSPIAGTGLYQIPTQVLRNSSSDFAAHVRKVGDKPSQGDGMIMSTKNSLYFSVLSKNAVAMWEIHKDVQKYGSEGAVMMDTLTYEANDPSMEWVDSLALDQSGYLWFTTSRLQLYFNNKLSNDTINFRIWRAFVHEPSYAYFDINGTSGSMHNHHHHNHDTDHDHHDHHGHDHYSYPGGAASTYISSILLLSTLLLNSYMCKYV; translated from the coding sequence TTCTGTTGTCTCTAGCATTACGCCAAGTTTGGTGCCATGGAGACCATGGCGACGCTGAGCCACTGTTCCAGTGGACAACCATCGACTACAACTGGAAAACAAAGGCTGAGCGCGAGCAGGCAATAGCAAAGGGAAGGTATATCCCTCTACAAAACGCCATCAACGGCATACGTGtctatgataataaaatatttgtgactGTTCCGCGATTCGGCGACGGCATTCCGTCAACACTTAATACATTAGTGAACGCCAGACGACGGTTTCTCTCCAGTAGTACTGTTCTGAAACCGTACCCGAGTTGGGAAATGCAGCAAGAAGGAAACTGCTCAGCATTTCAAAAAGTGCAAAATATTGAGATTGACCCAAAACGTGGAATAATGTTTGTGATTGACACCGGTGGAAAGCGATATGGTTGCCCCGCAAAACTTGTGATATATGACGTTAACAAAGATGTGGAAATTCACAGACATATGTTCCCAGATGATGTTGTGTCCAGAGGCACAAACTACCTGAACGATCTTGTAATGGATTACGTTGATGGACAAGTCGGGTATCTGTACATCACAAATACTCGTGATTATACCATTGTCGTGTACGATGTCCTTAATGACAACTCCTACTCATTTAGCCATCCTTCCATGAACCCAGAGCCCGGTAAAACAGACGTCAAGGTATTAAACAACATTATTCAAGTGAACAACGGTGTAAATGGCATTGCCATATCTTCAAACTTTGAATACGTTTATTACAGTCCCATTGCTGGCACAGGACTGTATCAAATCCCTACACAAGTGCTGCgcaactctagttcagacttTGCAGCGCACGTTCGTAAAGTGGGTGACAAACCGTCACAAGGAGACGGTATGATTATGAGCACCAAAAACAGTCTGTATTTCTCCGTTCTCTCTAAGAACGCTGTGGCAATGTGGGAGATACATAAGGACGTTCAGAAATACGGCTCAGAGGGTGCAGTAATGATGGATACTCTAACCTATGAAGCTAACGACCCATCAATGGAATGGGTCGACAGTTTAGCATTAGATCAGTCGGGGTATCTATGGTTTACAACCAGCAGACTTCAACTTTACTTCAACAACAAACTTTCAAATGACACAATAAACTTCAGAATCTGGCGGGCTTTCGTCCATGAGCCCAGCTACGCctattttgatataaatggaACTTCAGGGTCAAtgcataatcatcatcatcataatcatgaCACTGACCATGACCACCATGATCACCATGGACACGATCACTACAGCTACCCCGGCGGTGCTGCTTCTACTTACATTTCATCCATTTTGTTGTTATCGACTTTGTTGTTAAACTCTTATATGTGCAAATATGTCTGA